One stretch of Schlesneria sp. DSM 10557 DNA includes these proteins:
- the metG gene encoding methionine--tRNA ligase gives MTSRRMLVTSALPYANGHIHLGHLVEYIQTDIWVRFQKLRGHRCIYICADDTHGTAIMIRARQEGRSEAALIADMRESHLRDFTGFGIAFDNYGSTHSDATRKICHEVWAALRSAGLIVEKDVSQLFDPVEKTFLADRFVKGTCPKCHAPDQYGDNCEKCGSTYSPADLINPVSTLSGATPELRTAKHLFVEIEQLRDWLTEWTQSGDHLQDEVANYLKGHFLGEPLRNWDVSRPAPYFGFEIPDSPGNYWYVWFDAPIGYIGSTAEWCERTNENLDDWWKNPQTEIHHFIGKDITYFHTLFWPAMLKTAGLNLPKKVHIHGFLTVNGEKMSKSRGTFIQASTYLQTLDPAYLRYYYASKQGSRLDDLDLNLEEFVNKVNSDLVGKVVNLASRTARFVEATGLSEVYPDDGGLFAEGAAQSEAIASAYEACDFNAAMRTIMALADRANQDVEQTAPWTLKKDPGKAAELQQVCTVTLNLFRQIVVYLSPVLPSLAEQVGKLFQQPITNWNDAQTPLLGTRVSKFEHLMKRVELAQVNAMIEAGQQSVPETAGAAQPAESAPVSQWNDGPEALAHEPLLAEHCTIDDFTKVDLRVARIVAANAVTGADKLLQLTLSMGGDGTRNVFAGIKSAYAPEDLIGRLVIFCANLAPRKMKFGVSEGMVLAAGAGGKEIYLLNPDSGAKPGQRVH, from the coding sequence ATGACATCACGTCGCATGCTTGTGACTTCGGCATTGCCCTACGCCAATGGCCACATCCACTTGGGCCATCTCGTTGAGTACATCCAGACAGACATCTGGGTTCGCTTCCAGAAGCTGCGCGGCCACCGGTGCATCTACATTTGCGCTGATGACACGCACGGCACCGCGATCATGATCCGTGCCCGACAGGAAGGCCGTAGCGAAGCTGCGCTCATTGCTGATATGCGTGAATCGCATCTGAGAGATTTCACAGGGTTTGGAATTGCTTTCGACAATTACGGCAGCACGCATAGCGACGCGACGCGAAAGATTTGCCACGAGGTCTGGGCCGCGCTGCGGTCTGCTGGGCTCATTGTGGAAAAAGACGTGTCCCAACTCTTCGACCCTGTCGAGAAGACCTTTCTCGCCGACAGGTTCGTAAAGGGAACGTGTCCGAAATGTCACGCCCCCGATCAATATGGCGACAACTGTGAGAAATGCGGATCGACGTACAGTCCTGCCGATCTCATCAACCCCGTCAGCACGCTCTCAGGAGCCACGCCTGAACTGCGTACCGCCAAACACCTGTTTGTCGAGATTGAGCAACTGCGAGACTGGCTGACGGAATGGACTCAATCCGGTGATCATCTGCAGGACGAAGTTGCGAATTACCTGAAGGGACACTTTCTCGGCGAACCGTTACGGAACTGGGACGTCTCGCGACCTGCCCCGTACTTTGGTTTTGAGATCCCCGACAGTCCGGGGAACTACTGGTACGTCTGGTTTGATGCCCCGATCGGGTACATCGGGTCTACCGCAGAATGGTGCGAACGTACTAACGAGAATCTTGATGACTGGTGGAAGAATCCCCAAACGGAAATTCACCATTTCATTGGTAAGGACATTACTTACTTCCATACCCTCTTCTGGCCCGCCATGTTGAAAACGGCGGGACTTAACCTGCCGAAAAAAGTCCACATTCACGGTTTTCTCACCGTGAACGGCGAAAAGATGTCAAAATCCCGCGGGACGTTCATCCAGGCGTCGACGTACTTGCAGACGCTCGATCCGGCCTATTTGCGTTACTACTACGCCTCGAAGCAGGGATCACGTCTGGACGATCTGGATCTCAACCTCGAAGAATTTGTCAACAAGGTCAATTCGGATCTGGTCGGCAAGGTGGTCAACCTGGCAAGTCGCACCGCTCGATTTGTCGAAGCGACCGGATTGTCAGAGGTCTATCCCGACGACGGCGGGCTGTTCGCAGAGGGCGCCGCTCAGTCTGAAGCCATTGCCTCAGCTTACGAAGCGTGTGACTTCAACGCGGCCATGAGAACCATCATGGCACTGGCAGACCGGGCAAATCAGGATGTCGAACAGACGGCCCCGTGGACGCTCAAGAAGGATCCCGGCAAGGCTGCTGAACTGCAGCAGGTCTGTACGGTGACACTCAATCTGTTTCGGCAGATTGTCGTGTACCTTTCCCCCGTCTTGCCGTCGCTCGCAGAGCAAGTCGGCAAGTTATTCCAGCAACCGATTACGAATTGGAACGATGCTCAGACGCCGCTGCTTGGAACGCGGGTCTCGAAGTTTGAACACCTTATGAAGCGAGTCGAACTCGCACAGGTCAATGCCATGATTGAAGCCGGTCAACAGTCCGTCCCCGAAACCGCAGGTGCCGCACAACCTGCTGAGTCCGCACCGGTCTCGCAGTGGAACGATGGTCCCGAAGCGCTCGCCCACGAACCGCTCCTTGCCGAACATTGCACCATCGACGACTTCACGAAGGTGGATTTGCGGGTCGCTCGAATCGTTGCAGCGAACGCCGTCACCGGCGCCGACAAATTACTGCAACTCACCTTGAGCATGGGTGGCGACGGGACGCGAAATGTCTTCGCAGGAATCAAGAGTGCCTATGCCCCAGAAGATCTGATTGGACGTCTGGTCATTTTCTGCGCTAACCTCGCGCCCCGAAAGATGAAGTTCGGAGTCAGCGAAGGAATGGTCCTCGCCGCAGGCGCAGGGGGAAAAGAGATTTACCTGCTGAATCCGGACAGCGGAGCCAAGCCGGGCCAGCGAGTTCACTAA
- a CDS encoding inositol monophosphatase family protein, with translation MLEYVQTAEEAARRAGHVLRAWSSKFTVREKSRSNLVTEADEAAQAAIFDFIRGRYPQHAFCGEEGLSVTDTDSPYRWVIDPLDGTTNYVHGFPYYCVSIGLECRGEVIVGAVFDPVHDEMFLAVRGEGASLNRRPLRCSGVTELSQALLIASLPVATTGSEDAVRRFLNVLPHAQSVQRTGSAALNLAYIAAGRLEGFWSTSLKPWDMAAGILLVEEAGGRVSKIDGSPFQLEQPNLLATNGSGIHDELLPILV, from the coding sequence ATGCTCGAGTACGTCCAAACCGCAGAAGAAGCCGCACGACGCGCGGGCCATGTTTTGAGGGCCTGGTCTTCAAAGTTCACTGTTCGAGAGAAAAGTCGATCGAATCTGGTGACCGAGGCGGATGAAGCTGCGCAAGCGGCGATCTTCGATTTTATTCGGGGACGGTACCCGCAGCATGCCTTCTGTGGCGAAGAAGGGCTGTCGGTGACCGACACCGACTCTCCGTATCGGTGGGTCATCGATCCCCTCGACGGAACAACCAATTACGTTCATGGCTTTCCGTATTACTGCGTCTCGATCGGTCTGGAATGCCGCGGCGAAGTGATTGTCGGCGCCGTGTTCGATCCTGTGCACGATGAGATGTTTCTGGCGGTCAGAGGGGAAGGGGCCAGTCTGAACCGACGTCCGCTACGGTGTTCGGGGGTGACGGAGTTGTCACAAGCGCTCCTCATTGCCAGCCTGCCCGTCGCAACGACCGGATCCGAGGATGCCGTCCGCCGCTTTCTCAATGTGCTCCCCCACGCTCAGTCCGTACAAAGAACCGGGTCTGCGGCACTCAACCTCGCCTATATCGCCGCGGGACGACTCGAAGGATTCTGGTCCACCAGCCTGAAGCCATGGGATATGGCTGCGGGAATTCTGCTGGTGGAAGAAGCGGGCGGACGTGTTTCCAAGATTGATGGATCCCCGTTCCAGCTCGAACAGCCGAACCTGCTCGCGACAAACGGTTCTGGAATTCACGACGAGTTACTACCGATTCTCGTGTGA
- a CDS encoding DNA-3-methyladenine glycosylase I: MESEKFRCPWAQADEYVAYHDQEWGVPVHDDRLLFEFLILEGAQAGLSWITILKKRPAYRRLFDDFDPAVVAGYDEAKFESLMSDAGIVRNRLKIQSAIGNAAAFLEVQQEFGSFDRFIWDFVGGQPLQNRRQSLADVPASTPESDAMSKSLKKRGFRFVGTTICYAFMQAVGMVNDHLVTCYRHRQLHPK; this comes from the coding sequence ATGGAGTCAGAGAAATTTCGTTGTCCCTGGGCGCAGGCGGATGAGTACGTCGCCTATCATGATCAGGAGTGGGGAGTTCCCGTCCACGATGATCGGTTACTGTTTGAATTCCTGATCCTGGAAGGAGCCCAGGCGGGGCTGAGCTGGATCACAATTCTCAAGAAACGCCCCGCCTATCGCCGACTGTTCGATGATTTCGATCCCGCTGTCGTCGCAGGGTATGACGAGGCCAAGTTCGAAAGTTTGATGAGCGACGCCGGAATCGTACGAAACCGGCTGAAGATTCAATCGGCAATTGGCAACGCGGCCGCCTTTCTGGAAGTCCAGCAGGAATTCGGTAGTTTCGATCGCTTCATCTGGGATTTTGTCGGCGGTCAGCCTTTGCAGAACCGGCGTCAATCTCTCGCCGATGTCCCGGCGAGTACTCCCGAGTCGGATGCCATGAGCAAATCGCTCAAAAAACGTGGTTTTCGATTTGTCGGGACCACGATCTGTTACGCGTTTATGCAGGCGGTCGGTATGGTGAACGATCATCTGGTGACCTGCTATCGCCATCGTCAGCTTCACCCAAAATAA
- a CDS encoding serine/threonine protein kinase → MLQFLKALLKRKPKVNKVDIGSRFQLISRVGQGSMSKVWRATDRRTEKTVALKVLDIEKTKRLESRFSQMKSKKPTEGEVAITLQHPHIVKTFEHGITTNNEQFLVMEFIEGMSLSYLIDVQNDVMKKNRLKFIVELGEAIEHFHRQNWIHRDICPRNIIVDQSLNTKLIDFGLVVPNTAEYQAPGNRTGTATYMAPELIKRQKTDQRIDIFAYAVTCFEMYTKELPWPGGETLEAVVQHINLPPKELQKLVPSIDPLVAETIMKGLAARPNERWSTMGQMLKPLREALHNSQSQ, encoded by the coding sequence ATGTTGCAATTCCTCAAAGCGCTGCTCAAACGCAAGCCCAAGGTGAACAAAGTCGACATCGGGTCGCGCTTTCAACTGATCAGTCGCGTCGGTCAGGGAAGCATGTCGAAAGTCTGGCGTGCGACCGACCGCCGTACAGAGAAGACGGTCGCATTGAAGGTGCTCGACATCGAGAAAACCAAGCGACTGGAATCCCGCTTCTCTCAAATGAAGAGTAAGAAGCCGACGGAAGGGGAGGTTGCAATCACATTGCAGCATCCCCACATCGTCAAAACCTTCGAACATGGAATCACGACGAACAATGAACAGTTCCTCGTGATGGAATTCATCGAAGGAATGTCGTTGAGCTATCTGATTGACGTTCAGAACGACGTCATGAAGAAGAATCGGTTGAAATTCATCGTGGAACTTGGCGAGGCCATCGAACACTTTCACCGACAAAACTGGATTCATCGGGATATCTGTCCGCGCAACATCATCGTCGATCAGTCGCTCAACACGAAGCTGATCGATTTTGGCCTCGTCGTCCCCAATACCGCGGAGTATCAGGCGCCAGGAAACCGTACTGGAACGGCAACCTACATGGCTCCTGAACTCATCAAGCGTCAGAAAACCGACCAGCGCATCGACATCTTTGCGTATGCGGTGACCTGCTTTGAGATGTATACGAAAGAGCTTCCGTGGCCGGGTGGAGAAACGCTCGAAGCTGTCGTGCAGCACATTAACCTGCCCCCCAAAGAACTTCAGAAACTGGTCCCGAGTATCGACCCTCTGGTCGCGGAAACCATCATGAAAGGTCTCGCCGCGCGGCCCAATGAGCGCTGGTCCACCATGGGACAGATGCTGAAACCGCTGCGTGAAGCACTCCACAATTCGCAAAGTCAGTAA
- a CDS encoding SgcJ/EcaC family oxidoreductase, giving the protein MTIKRWTPVAGSILLLGVGVFESTRWQTAHSQEKPSSQQKPLTTTSEPIVETLKALALKFEKAFNAGRAQEIVTLFAPTAEVIDEEGDVIQGRPAIEARFAESFKSYPEAQIQIEVTSARQLNPFLAIEEGTSTLTLEPAEPPVRNRYTVIHVKSDGVWQFASVRDFPAEQLETAHDHLLQLGWLVGQWVDESPEGRVESTVRWSEDKNYLLQEYVARNRNGRELRGVQRIGYDPLRKTIRAWAFDHSGSFAESVWTPVEGAWVIAAEGVTAAGLSAHATRVLTPLTTDSYQLDSSGQVVGGERLPDSSIRVVRLPPRPAE; this is encoded by the coding sequence ATGACGATCAAACGTTGGACTCCTGTGGCAGGAAGCATTCTCCTGCTGGGGGTGGGAGTCTTTGAGTCGACCCGGTGGCAGACCGCTCATTCGCAGGAAAAGCCCAGCTCGCAGCAGAAGCCTCTCACCACGACCTCTGAACCCATCGTGGAAACGCTGAAAGCACTGGCGCTGAAATTCGAAAAGGCATTCAACGCGGGTCGTGCGCAGGAGATTGTGACGCTGTTCGCTCCGACGGCGGAAGTGATCGATGAAGAGGGTGACGTCATTCAGGGCCGCCCCGCCATCGAGGCCAGATTTGCGGAGTCATTCAAGAGTTACCCAGAGGCACAGATTCAGATCGAAGTAACGTCAGCGCGGCAGTTGAATCCGTTTCTGGCGATCGAAGAGGGGACCAGCACCCTGACACTGGAACCGGCAGAGCCTCCGGTTCGAAACCGATATACGGTGATCCACGTTAAGAGCGACGGCGTCTGGCAATTCGCCAGTGTCCGGGATTTTCCGGCTGAACAACTGGAAACAGCTCACGACCACTTACTGCAGCTCGGCTGGTTGGTGGGCCAGTGGGTGGATGAAAGTCCCGAAGGGCGTGTCGAGTCCACCGTGCGGTGGTCAGAAGACAAGAACTATCTGTTGCAGGAATACGTTGCTCGAAATCGCAATGGGCGCGAGCTACGGGGAGTGCAGCGGATCGGCTATGACCCCCTGCGAAAGACCATTCGAGCGTGGGCCTTTGATCACAGCGGTTCGTTTGCCGAATCCGTCTGGACGCCTGTCGAAGGTGCCTGGGTGATTGCTGCAGAAGGAGTCACGGCGGCAGGCCTTTCTGCGCATGCCACGCGGGTTCTGACGCCATTGACGACCGACTCGTATCAGCTTGATTCCTCAGGGCAGGTTGTCGGTGGGGAGAGGCTGCCCGATTCGTCGATTCGTGTCGTCCGCCTGCCTCCCCGACCGGCTGAGTAG
- a CDS encoding tetratricopeptide repeat protein, producing MDAALEAEAEVDNSAGGRPAGGNFGGGNFGGGDRSFGGGVGGERPIGGGSYGGGFGGGRPGEFGGGINRPSIGSAPSFDHNFGGAGRGSIPIDAGGIGGNRGIGSRDGIGSGVGIGSKGGFGERPLTGNDGGLGNRGARLPGLDQGGFGSRLPNQGAGLQDRMSNHPRSTEDRRSDLNQRMANGRQDWQNHIQNRQPGNYDHFNGRHEDWQNFTNSYHYHYGAWYHGCWHGGWYGGFGWGNWNNLWNRYPVAAAFGLTAWGINRMAYGFGYFPYVNPYYTPAIVGTAGYDYSQPLVSYADSDPGTGFGTSVPSGGTVADSGVSDSAIGVTNSQPSPDDPGMTAFSSARSSFYNGDYPSALKYLDTTLKTMPRDAVVHEFRGLVLFATKSYPEAAAAIYAVLSAGPGWDWATMISLYPNVDVYTQQLRQLEAFTKSNPDSPDGHFLLGYHYLTTNFPEAAGKQFALAAKLLPNDRLLSQLVSMTSPTDAAKPAETVTAPTPIPPEKLLTTDKLVGSWKASGNGADFTLEMTKEGKFVWTCVRGKDTQTAKGVFAVDQNNLAMQPDTGGTMLAEIDFQSSAQFNFKMIGGDANDPGLNFTK from the coding sequence GTGGACGCGGCTTTGGAGGCGGAGGCGGAGGTGGACAATTCGGCGGGGGGTCGACCGGCGGGCGGTAATTTTGGGGGCGGAAACTTTGGGGGCGGTGACCGGTCCTTCGGAGGTGGAGTTGGCGGCGAAAGACCCATCGGTGGAGGCAGCTACGGGGGCGGATTTGGTGGAGGACGTCCTGGCGAATTCGGTGGTGGAATCAACCGTCCCTCCATCGGCAGTGCACCGTCATTCGACCACAATTTTGGCGGGGCCGGCCGGGGGTCCATTCCGATTGACGCTGGCGGCATAGGGGGCAACCGGGGAATTGGATCGCGTGATGGCATCGGTTCCGGAGTCGGAATTGGGTCGAAGGGAGGATTTGGCGAGCGCCCGTTGACCGGTAATGACGGAGGGCTCGGCAATCGAGGTGCACGTTTACCTGGTTTGGATCAAGGAGGGTTCGGTTCAAGACTTCCCAATCAAGGGGCGGGACTGCAGGACCGGATGTCAAATCACCCCCGGTCGACAGAAGACCGGCGATCTGATCTGAACCAGCGAATGGCCAATGGTCGTCAGGACTGGCAGAACCACATTCAAAATCGGCAACCCGGCAACTACGATCACTTCAACGGACGCCACGAGGACTGGCAGAACTTCACCAACTCCTATCACTACCACTATGGAGCGTGGTACCACGGCTGCTGGCATGGAGGCTGGTATGGAGGATTTGGCTGGGGCAACTGGAACAATCTCTGGAACCGTTACCCTGTCGCGGCAGCCTTCGGACTGACGGCCTGGGGAATCAATCGCATGGCCTACGGATTCGGGTATTTCCCCTACGTGAACCCCTACTACACCCCCGCGATCGTTGGGACGGCCGGCTACGATTACTCGCAGCCCCTCGTGAGTTACGCTGACAGCGATCCGGGCACGGGATTCGGTACGTCAGTCCCATCCGGCGGTACGGTCGCAGATTCGGGAGTGAGTGATTCTGCAATCGGAGTAACGAATTCACAGCCTTCGCCTGACGATCCCGGTATGACGGCCTTCAGCAGTGCGCGCTCTTCGTTCTATAACGGCGACTATCCATCAGCTCTCAAGTACCTGGACACGACACTCAAGACGATGCCGCGTGATGCAGTCGTGCATGAATTTCGAGGTCTTGTTCTCTTCGCCACGAAGAGTTACCCCGAAGCGGCCGCCGCCATCTACGCTGTTCTTTCCGCAGGCCCCGGCTGGGATTGGGCCACGATGATCAGCCTCTATCCCAATGTGGACGTCTATACGCAGCAACTTCGACAACTTGAGGCATTCACAAAATCAAACCCAGACTCGCCGGACGGACATTTTCTGCTCGGGTATCACTACCTGACGACCAACTTTCCCGAGGCTGCCGGGAAGCAGTTTGCACTTGCAGCGAAATTGCTTCCAAACGACCGGCTGCTCTCGCAACTCGTCAGTATGACCAGCCCGACTGATGCGGCGAAACCCGCTGAGACAGTTACCGCACCGACTCCTATCCCACCTGAAAAACTGCTGACGACAGATAAACTGGTGGGATCCTGGAAGGCAAGCGGCAACGGGGCAGACTTCACACTCGAGATGACAAAAGAAGGAAAGTTCGTCTGGACCTGCGTGCGAGGTAAGGACACCCAGACCGCGAAAGGGGTGTTCGCCGTTGATCAGAACAATCTCGCCATGCAGCCCGACACCGGAGGGACGATGCTGGCAGAAATTGATTTTCAGAGTTCCGCGCAGTTCAACTTCAAGATGATTGGCGGCGATGCCAATGATCCAGGATTGAACTTCACCAAGTAA
- the accD gene encoding acetyl-CoA carboxylase, carboxyltransferase subunit beta codes for MSSDTPPQQRDFDNGEAPRKKRGVPEGLWIQCDSCKSTVYRKQVEQNLYLCPDCNHHFIVPGRVRIQQLLDEDSFEEWFTNLAPKDPLGFVDSKPYKVRLLAEQKKTGLKDACIAGRGYMRGRPLVFALTDSSFIMGSMGSVVGEMLTRSVEEATRLKLPLVIVSGSGGGARMHEGILSLMQMGKVSAALARYQSSGGLFISVLTNPTMGGVAASFASLGDITLAEPKALVGFAGPRVVRATCKIDLPAGFQTSEFLLTHGFIDRIVPRPELRTEISRIIDYCGV; via the coding sequence ATGAGTTCAGACACTCCTCCACAGCAACGAGATTTCGACAACGGAGAAGCACCACGGAAGAAGCGAGGAGTGCCCGAAGGACTCTGGATTCAATGTGATTCCTGCAAAAGTACGGTGTACCGAAAGCAAGTCGAACAAAATCTTTATCTGTGCCCTGATTGCAACCACCATTTCATCGTTCCTGGCCGGGTTCGCATTCAACAACTGCTCGACGAAGACAGCTTCGAAGAATGGTTCACCAACCTCGCTCCGAAAGATCCGCTGGGGTTTGTTGATTCCAAGCCTTACAAGGTCCGTTTGCTGGCGGAACAGAAGAAGACCGGCTTGAAAGACGCGTGTATTGCAGGCCGAGGTTACATGCGAGGGCGACCGCTGGTCTTCGCCCTGACGGACTCTTCTTTCATCATGGGAAGCATGGGATCTGTGGTTGGTGAAATGCTGACGCGGTCCGTCGAGGAAGCCACCCGACTCAAGTTGCCTTTGGTGATCGTGAGCGGATCCGGGGGTGGTGCTCGAATGCACGAGGGGATCCTCTCTCTCATGCAGATGGGGAAAGTCAGTGCCGCACTGGCTCGGTACCAGTCTTCAGGGGGGCTTTTTATCTCGGTACTGACCAACCCGACCATGGGGGGGGTCGCGGCGAGTTTCGCATCGCTGGGTGACATTACCCTGGCCGAACCGAAAGCCCTCGTTGGTTTCGCGGGTCCACGGGTTGTCCGGGCTACCTGCAAAATCGATCTTCCTGCGGGATTTCAGACAAGCGAATTTCTGTTGACACATGGTTTTATAGACAGGATCGTCCCACGCCCTGAGCTGCGTACAGAGATCTCTCGTATCATTGATTACTGTGGTGTGTAG
- a CDS encoding sulfate/molybdate ABC transporter ATP-binding protein, translating into MSIVVKNLIKKFGNFTALDDVSLEAPSGELLALLGPSGSGKTTLLRIIAGLETADSGTVLYQDEDVTQQSPKDRQVGFVFQHYALFRHMTVFENVAFGMRVRHRPNSEIEKRVHELLHLVRLEGLNSRYPSQLSGGQRQRVALARALAVQPRILLLDEPFGALDAKVRQELRQWLRQLHDEIHLTTVFVTHDQEEAFEVADRVVVMKSGHIEQAGTPQQVFDHPATPFVMDFLGNVNVFHGRVENGMAMLGALNIEYPEYPHAESRIATAYVRPHELDISHAPCGTSSLEVRVMQVNPAGSVAKVRVFSEQFGLALNVDLNLERYAELRLNPGDRVYVAARRVRVFMPPAPDYSI; encoded by the coding sequence ATGAGCATCGTCGTCAAGAACCTAATCAAGAAATTCGGGAATTTCACCGCACTCGACGACGTCAGTCTGGAAGCGCCCAGTGGCGAGTTGCTCGCGTTGTTAGGTCCGTCTGGTTCGGGCAAGACGACACTGCTTCGCATCATTGCGGGTCTAGAGACAGCCGACAGTGGCACTGTCCTGTATCAGGATGAAGACGTCACTCAGCAATCGCCCAAAGACCGGCAGGTCGGATTCGTATTTCAGCACTACGCCCTGTTCCGCCACATGACGGTGTTTGAGAACGTCGCTTTCGGGATGCGGGTCCGCCATCGGCCGAACTCGGAAATCGAAAAGCGGGTCCACGAACTTTTGCACCTCGTTCGTCTGGAAGGCCTCAACTCACGCTACCCTTCGCAACTGTCAGGAGGTCAGCGGCAACGTGTCGCCCTCGCTCGTGCTCTGGCGGTGCAGCCCAGAATTCTGTTGCTCGACGAACCATTCGGCGCACTCGATGCCAAGGTCCGACAGGAACTTCGCCAATGGCTCAGACAACTCCATGATGAAATTCATCTGACGACGGTTTTCGTCACGCACGACCAGGAAGAAGCGTTCGAAGTGGCTGATCGCGTCGTCGTTATGAAGTCCGGTCACATCGAGCAAGCAGGGACGCCTCAGCAGGTCTTCGACCATCCCGCGACACCGTTTGTAATGGACTTTCTCGGCAACGTGAACGTGTTCCACGGCCGTGTCGAGAACGGCATGGCCATGCTGGGGGCACTCAACATCGAGTATCCCGAGTACCCGCATGCCGAATCCCGAATCGCGACGGCTTACGTCCGTCCTCACGAACTCGATATCTCCCACGCCCCCTGCGGGACCTCGAGTCTGGAAGTCCGGGTCATGCAGGTGAATCCGGCCGGTTCGGTCGCCAAAGTGCGTGTCTTCTCGGAACAGTTCGGTCTGGCGTTGAATGTTGACCTGAATCTCGAGAGGTATGCCGAATTACGACTGAATCCCGGTGACCGGGTGTATGTTGCCGCTCGAAGGGTTCGTGTCTTCATGCCACCGGCGCCGGATTACTCGATCTGA